One segment of Anatilimnocola aggregata DNA contains the following:
- a CDS encoding pyridoxal phosphate-dependent decarboxylase family protein, translating into MSRYHELLEQLRQAFPAPVSNPVHDGYVVFSLLKALDRVDALKTQAPILGTPRLPDYAAAGLSQLPACGSSLEEVIPELVRCLDGQLIFGHPRSQVNVVAHPSIASIIGVVLPSMYNPNLCSDETNLGFSEAEVRVAAMTAQLVGYDAANAGGLFTFGGTGTLLYGIKIGLEKAIPDVFERGLQQPAVVLCSQQSHYAAATAAGWLGLGQQSVVRVKTHPNNSLEIAALEVAFRDAHAAGQRIAAIVATMGTTDAFGVDDLAGIYGLRERLIDELKLDYRPHIHADAVIGWAWAVFNDYDFSANTLGFRGRTLRALAATQHAMQHLKLADSVGIDFHKTGFAPYISSLFLLRDRADFSQIVRDRATTPYLFHSGEYHPGLFSLETSRSATGVMAALANLLLLGREGFQTLIGHAVEMAELLREQIGARPELSVMNDQNYGPVTLFRAYPRGTDTFLVKQREQHDPTYREQLRQNNELNRLIYERVHAEAMAGRGVALGYTGEYRTADCGEPISALKSYVLSPFADEGRMGSVISHVLAAREQLLTSS; encoded by the coding sequence ATGTCTCGTTATCACGAGCTGCTCGAGCAATTGAGGCAGGCATTTCCGGCACCGGTTTCGAATCCGGTGCACGACGGTTATGTCGTCTTCTCGTTACTGAAAGCACTTGATCGCGTCGATGCCCTGAAGACGCAGGCTCCCATTCTGGGGACGCCGCGACTTCCCGACTATGCAGCAGCGGGCCTCTCGCAGTTGCCGGCCTGCGGCTCATCGCTGGAAGAAGTGATTCCTGAATTGGTCCGCTGCCTTGATGGCCAGCTGATCTTTGGCCATCCGCGCAGCCAGGTGAACGTCGTCGCACATCCTTCGATCGCCAGCATTATCGGCGTCGTCCTGCCGTCGATGTACAACCCGAATCTTTGCAGCGATGAAACCAATCTCGGATTCTCCGAAGCGGAAGTTCGCGTAGCCGCGATGACGGCTCAACTGGTGGGTTACGACGCGGCGAATGCCGGCGGGCTGTTCACCTTTGGCGGCACCGGCACGCTGCTGTACGGCATCAAGATCGGCCTGGAAAAGGCGATTCCGGACGTCTTCGAGCGCGGGCTTCAGCAGCCGGCGGTCGTGCTTTGTTCCCAGCAAAGCCACTATGCCGCCGCCACAGCTGCCGGCTGGCTGGGACTCGGGCAGCAAAGCGTGGTGCGAGTCAAAACGCATCCGAACAATTCACTTGAGATTGCAGCACTCGAAGTTGCCTTTCGCGACGCACATGCTGCTGGTCAGCGCATCGCCGCGATTGTGGCGACAATGGGCACGACTGATGCCTTCGGTGTCGACGACCTGGCAGGCATCTATGGCCTGCGCGAACGATTGATCGACGAGCTAAAACTCGACTATCGGCCCCACATTCATGCCGACGCGGTCATCGGCTGGGCCTGGGCGGTGTTCAACGACTACGACTTCTCCGCCAATACGCTTGGCTTTCGCGGGCGAACATTGCGGGCCCTCGCGGCCACTCAACATGCCATGCAGCACCTCAAGCTGGCAGACTCCGTTGGTATCGACTTCCATAAAACCGGGTTTGCACCTTATATCTCGTCGTTGTTCCTGCTGCGCGACCGCGCCGACTTCAGCCAGATTGTTCGCGATCGCGCGACGACTCCGTATTTGTTTCATTCGGGTGAGTATCATCCGGGGCTATTCTCGCTCGAAACATCCCGCAGCGCGACAGGGGTGATGGCAGCCCTTGCGAACCTGCTGCTCTTAGGTCGTGAGGGTTTTCAAACGCTCATTGGCCATGCTGTCGAAATGGCCGAACTGCTGCGCGAGCAGATCGGCGCTCGGCCAGAACTATCGGTGATGAACGACCAGAACTACGGGCCGGTCACGCTGTTCCGCGCTTATCCGCGCGGGACCGATACCTTCTTGGTCAAGCAGCGCGAGCAGCACGACCCGACCTATCGCGAGCAACTGCGGCAGAACAACGAGCTGAACCGGCTAATCTACGAACGGGTGCATGCAGAAGCGATGGCCGGACGCGGTGTGGCTTTGGGCTATACCGGCGAATATCGCACGGCCGATTGCGGCGAACCGATCTCCGCGCTCAAGAGTTACGTGCTATCACCCTTTGCCGACGAGGGTCGCATGGGCTCGGTCATCTCGCATGTGCTGGCAGCGCGCGAGCAGTTGCTCACCAGTTCTTAG
- a CDS encoding FAD:protein FMN transferase — MNLANFAGQRWLGLAICCWAIVCPWEPAKAAELARFNQTQVHMGVEFEIVVYAAEKSLADQGIAAAFARIAELDGKLNDYNLESELSKLSASAPTPQPVPVSDDLFHVLSKAEQVASLSGGAFDATIGPLTKLWRRARRQHQLPDEAQLKEAFASVGYRKLQTDSKQRRVSLHHEKMRLDLGGIAKGFAADEGLKTLAKSGIARALVRASGDIAAGDPPPGEMGWKVGLAPLNPTEEPTTFVYLKQQAISTSGEARQHLIVNGRRYSHLIDPRTGQPLSGRLSVTVIAPRGIEADALASAVAVLGPEQGNKLIDSCPETSALMITAADDGTNVQKHASARFATVANE, encoded by the coding sequence ATGAACCTGGCAAACTTTGCGGGGCAGCGATGGCTGGGCCTCGCCATCTGCTGCTGGGCCATCGTTTGCCCCTGGGAACCGGCGAAGGCTGCCGAACTGGCCCGTTTCAATCAAACTCAAGTCCATATGGGGGTTGAGTTTGAGATTGTCGTGTATGCCGCCGAAAAGTCGCTTGCCGACCAGGGAATTGCTGCGGCTTTTGCCCGGATTGCCGAACTCGATGGAAAACTCAACGACTACAACTTGGAGAGCGAGCTCTCGAAGTTGAGCGCTTCTGCGCCAACACCCCAACCGGTTCCGGTTAGCGACGATCTCTTCCACGTCCTTTCCAAGGCCGAGCAGGTGGCTTCGCTTTCGGGCGGGGCCTTTGATGCCACCATTGGACCCCTCACCAAGTTGTGGCGGCGTGCTCGTCGGCAGCACCAACTTCCTGACGAAGCGCAATTGAAAGAGGCTTTTGCCAGCGTCGGCTATCGAAAACTGCAAACCGACTCGAAGCAGCGACGCGTCTCTTTGCACCACGAGAAAATGAGGTTGGACTTGGGTGGCATCGCCAAGGGGTTCGCGGCGGACGAAGGGCTGAAAACACTGGCGAAGAGTGGCATTGCCCGCGCACTCGTGCGCGCCAGCGGCGACATCGCCGCTGGTGATCCGCCCCCCGGTGAAATGGGCTGGAAGGTGGGCCTCGCTCCGCTCAATCCCACCGAGGAACCCACGACATTCGTTTACCTCAAACAGCAGGCGATCTCCACTTCGGGCGAAGCACGTCAGCACCTGATTGTGAACGGGCGGCGCTATTCGCACCTGATTGACCCACGCACTGGCCAACCGCTAAGCGGCCGCTTGAGCGTGACTGTGATCGCCCCGCGCGGCATCGAAGCCGATGCACTCGCCTCCGCTGTTGCCGTGCTGGGGCCCGAGCAGGGAAACAAGCTCATCGACAGTTGCCCTGAAACCAGCGCGCTGATGATCACGGCCGCCGATGACGGCACGAATGTGCAAAAGCATGCTTCGGCGAGGTTTGCAACTGTCGCCAACGAATAA
- a CDS encoding polyprenol monophosphomannose synthase, with amino-acid sequence MTTSTLPMPVDEIPPAQSSARTLVSVATYNELANLPQLVDEIFAVAPHVDILVIDDNSPDGTGQWADERASADPRVHVLHRAGKLGLGTAIIAGMQYAIAHDYDYLLNMDADFSHHPRYIPALIAGMETTDVMIGSRYCPGGGVKDWPLKRQLMSKAVNFYARTSLGLKPRDCSGAFRCFRVATLKKIVFEQIRSRGYSFQEEILWHLKRVGARFAESPILFADRERGQSKINSREALAALWIIFRLGVKNWLGV; translated from the coding sequence ATGACCACTTCGACTCTCCCCATGCCCGTCGACGAAATTCCTCCCGCGCAGAGTTCGGCACGCACGCTCGTGAGTGTGGCCACGTACAACGAACTGGCCAACTTACCGCAGTTGGTCGATGAAATCTTTGCCGTCGCGCCGCACGTCGACATCCTCGTGATCGACGACAACTCGCCCGATGGAACTGGTCAGTGGGCCGATGAGCGAGCAAGTGCGGACCCGCGCGTGCACGTACTGCATCGGGCTGGCAAACTTGGCTTGGGAACCGCGATTATTGCGGGAATGCAGTACGCAATTGCCCACGACTACGACTACCTGCTGAACATGGATGCCGACTTCAGTCATCATCCGCGGTACATTCCGGCACTGATCGCAGGGATGGAAACAACCGACGTGATGATCGGCTCGCGCTATTGCCCCGGCGGCGGCGTGAAAGATTGGCCGCTTAAACGGCAACTGATGAGCAAGGCAGTCAACTTTTATGCCCGCACTTCGCTCGGACTTAAGCCCCGCGATTGCAGCGGTGCCTTCCGCTGCTTCCGTGTTGCTACGCTGAAGAAAATAGTGTTCGAGCAGATTCGCAGTCGGGGCTACTCGTTTCAAGAAGAGATTCTGTGGCACTTGAAACGAGTGGGGGCGAGGTTTGCTGAGTCCCCCATTCTGTTCGCCGATCGCGAGCGTGGTCAGTCGAAGATCAACAGTCGCGAAGCTCTCGCAGCGCTCTGGATCATCTTTCGCCTCGGCGTAAAGAATTGGCTGGGCGTTTAA
- the lpxA gene encoding acyl-ACP--UDP-N-acetylglucosamine O-acyltransferase has protein sequence MAHIHPTAIVDPRAELGQNVTIGPFCVVEAEVRIGDDCKLEARSVVKNRTTMGVNNELGEGAVLGAKAQHLVEMQPGGVLIIGDHNRIRENATFHRGHANDASTVVGNHNLMMVNSHVGHDVRIGNNCVLVNNAMIGGHCHLEDRAYISGGVGVHQFCRIGRLAMVGALAKIVQDVPPFMMVEGGGSTEIVGLNRVGLRRNGYTPDQILQLKKAYRVIYRQGLRWTEVLHILKAEFNEGPAAEFFEFLKQGKRGFVQERRISRRATLKIVGADEDDLDEVGDKREAA, from the coding sequence GTGGCCCACATTCATCCAACGGCGATTGTCGATCCCCGCGCGGAACTTGGCCAGAATGTAACCATCGGGCCGTTCTGTGTGGTCGAAGCCGAAGTGCGCATTGGCGACGATTGCAAGCTGGAAGCCCGCTCGGTGGTCAAGAATCGCACCACCATGGGTGTGAATAACGAACTGGGCGAAGGGGCCGTGCTCGGCGCGAAAGCTCAGCACCTGGTCGAAATGCAGCCCGGTGGCGTGCTGATTATCGGCGATCATAACCGCATTCGCGAAAACGCCACGTTTCATCGCGGCCACGCCAACGACGCGTCGACGGTTGTCGGCAATCACAATTTGATGATGGTCAACTCCCACGTTGGTCACGATGTGCGCATTGGCAATAACTGCGTCCTCGTAAACAACGCCATGATCGGCGGCCACTGCCACCTGGAAGATCGCGCGTACATCTCGGGCGGTGTTGGCGTTCATCAGTTCTGCCGCATCGGCCGTCTGGCCATGGTCGGCGCACTGGCCAAAATTGTGCAAGACGTGCCTCCCTTCATGATGGTCGAAGGTGGCGGTTCGACCGAAATCGTCGGCCTGAATCGCGTCGGCCTGCGGCGCAACGGTTACACTCCCGATCAAATCCTGCAACTGAAAAAAGCCTATCGCGTCATCTATCGCCAGGGTCTGCGGTGGACCGAAGTGCTGCACATTCTCAAGGCCGAGTTCAACGAAGGACCAGCTGCCGAGTTCTTCGAGTTCCTCAAACAGGGCAAGCGTGGCTTCGTCCAAGAGCGCCGCATCAGCCGCCGGGCGACACTGAAAATCGTGGGTGCCGACGAAGACGATCTCGACGAAGTCGGCGACAAGCGCGAAGCTGCCTGA
- a CDS encoding tetratricopeptide repeat protein, with translation MLIAAGLVGCRSLPCKKESDETISLTRQLSLRGKDAQQKGRWDQAETYFAQAVQNSPKDERARCGYAESLWRRGAQDQAVSHMVEAVKLSGDDPERLVQLGQMYLEQNNLPAAGRQADKAIIANKHLPSAWALRGNVHRAAGQREEALAAYHRALSYHPHFPEVQVALAEIYSQSHRPQRALATLQSLSDQFPPGSVPADVLFRQGLVLRQLNRNHDAAECLAKAANQGQPSAELLYELAQTRMAIGDQTGAAIALNGALQIDPRHASSLQMQSELSLQQKRLTAALMPVNIER, from the coding sequence ATGCTGATCGCTGCCGGGCTGGTCGGTTGTCGCTCGCTGCCTTGCAAGAAGGAATCGGACGAGACCATTTCCCTCACGCGGCAACTCTCGCTGCGGGGAAAAGACGCTCAGCAAAAGGGACGTTGGGATCAGGCCGAGACCTACTTCGCGCAGGCCGTGCAGAATTCACCCAAGGACGAACGGGCCCGGTGCGGTTATGCCGAATCGCTCTGGCGTCGTGGTGCTCAAGACCAGGCTGTCAGTCACATGGTCGAAGCTGTCAAGCTTTCGGGTGACGATCCCGAACGGCTAGTGCAGCTTGGGCAGATGTATCTAGAGCAGAACAATCTTCCGGCAGCTGGTCGCCAGGCAGACAAAGCGATTATCGCGAACAAGCATCTGCCGAGCGCTTGGGCGCTGCGCGGCAACGTGCACCGAGCCGCTGGCCAGCGAGAAGAAGCGCTGGCCGCCTATCACCGGGCGCTCAGTTATCACCCCCACTTTCCCGAAGTGCAGGTGGCTCTCGCCGAGATTTATAGCCAAAGTCATCGTCCGCAACGTGCGCTCGCAACGTTGCAGTCGTTGTCCGATCAGTTCCCGCCGGGATCTGTTCCCGCCGATGTGCTTTTTCGGCAAGGTCTGGTGCTGCGGCAGTTGAATCGCAATCACGATGCGGCCGAATGCCTGGCCAAGGCCGCCAATCAGGGCCAGCCGTCGGCAGAGCTTTTGTACGAACTGGCCCAAACGCGGATGGCAATTGGCGATCAGACTGGCGCAGCGATCGCTTTGAATGGCGCGCTGCAGATTGATCCGCGCCATGCCAGTTCGCTGCAGATGCAAAGCGAACTTTCTCTCCAGCAAAAGCGGCTCACGGCCGCTTTGATGCCGGTCAACATCGAGCGTTAA